The following are encoded in a window of Planctomycetota bacterium genomic DNA:
- a CDS encoding PilT/PilU family type 4a pilus ATPase, with protein sequence MSETKKELDVKGLFAAVVAKNASDLFIKVGAPPMIRLTGKLEVLPQTFPLTPEMVEKLFLEITTEKLRQKFVDQGEVDTAYEVFGMGRFRVNIFRQKGFIGMAMRYIRSNIPPIEELGLPMKPLQKLATTTRGLVIVTGIAGSGKSTTIAALINYINKNWRKHVVTIEDPIEYLFMDEKSLIDQRELGIDTFSFTSALKHAVRQSPDIIMIGEMRDKDTMEAAIGAAETGHLVISTLHSINSFQTVERIINFFPPHQHPLLRQQLSMLLQGVISQRLIARHDGKGMVPAAEILLATPTIKDMLYEGKTRELYDAIKEGNTYYGTQTFNQSLKYLYQNNFISVEDALAFADRPDELKLELRGITKGDASDFDFKVK encoded by the coding sequence ATGTCTGAAACTAAAAAGGAATTAGACGTCAAGGGATTATTTGCCGCCGTGGTGGCCAAGAACGCCTCTGATTTGTTCATCAAAGTCGGCGCCCCACCCATGATCCGACTGACCGGAAAATTGGAAGTTCTCCCTCAGACTTTCCCGCTCACCCCGGAGATGGTAGAAAAACTCTTCCTGGAAATCACCACTGAAAAATTAAGGCAAAAATTCGTGGACCAGGGTGAAGTGGATACTGCTTATGAGGTCTTTGGCATGGGCCGGTTTCGGGTAAATATTTTCAGGCAAAAAGGTTTTATCGGAATGGCCATGCGCTATATCCGCTCCAATATCCCGCCGATAGAAGAACTGGGACTACCAATGAAACCGTTGCAGAAATTAGCTACCACCACCCGCGGTCTGGTCATTGTCACCGGCATCGCCGGCAGCGGAAAATCCACCACCATTGCCGCCCTGATAAATTACATCAATAAAAACTGGCGCAAACACGTGGTCACCATAGAAGACCCGATAGAATACCTCTTTATGGACGAAAAATCACTGATTGACCAGAGAGAATTGGGAATTGACACGTTTTCATTCACCTCGGCGCTGAAACATGCGGTCCGCCAGAGCCCGGATATCATTATGATCGGCGAAATGCGCGACAAAGACACGATGGAAGCGGCCATCGGTGCGGCCGAAACCGGTCACCTGGTCATCAGCACCCTGCACAGCATCAATTCATTCCAGACCGTGGAACGGATTATCAATTTCTTTCCGCCCCACCAGCATCCACTTCTGCGCCAGCAGTTGTCGATGCTCCTGCAGGGCGTGATTTCCCAGCGGTTAATCGCCCGGCACGACGGCAAGGGAATGGTTCCGGCCGCTGAAATACTGCTGGCCACGCCGACTATCAAAGATATGCTTTATGAAGGCAAGACCCGCGAATTATATGATGCCATCAAGGAAGGCAATACCTACTACGGCACCCAGACCTTTAACCAGTCGTTAAAGTACCTCTACCAGAATAATTTCATCAGCGTGGAAGATGCCCTGGCCTTTGCGGACCGGCCTGATG
- the uvrA gene encoding excinuclease ABC subunit UvrA: protein MTNHISIRGAKEHNLRNINIDIPRDKLIVVTGVSGSGKTSLAFDTIYAEGQRRYIESLSAYARQFLEQIAKPDVESIEGLPPTISIEQRGGTGTPRSIVATTTEIYDYLRVIFARLGQPFCPKCNKPIVKQSAQQIIQHIQSFPAYSRIIVLAPIIRGKKGEHRDVFERIRRNGFVRVRVDNKVIELGSSVPKLDKYKRHNIEIVIDRLSVEPAGIEKSRLADSVETALRLGEGLVIISHQPQGKRFSDLVFSEHFACPECQISLSELSPRIFSFNSPYGACPRCNGLGTRMELDMDLIVPDKSLSLANGAIEAWRKSGHRMAIYYSYVIKEFAGDFNIAMDAPFYNLPEDKKRILMYGTNQPDEAKYKRSFTGVIPDLENRFYKTQSEGVKHRIHSYMSELPCPTCKGARLKPEPLAVRIGGKNISEVIQMAVKDAYHFFDKLVLTAEQTLIGQMALKEIKNRLSFLIDVGLSYLTLDRRSLTLSGGEAQRIRLASQVGSGLVGVCYVLDEPTIGLHQRDNQRLLNTLIKLRNLGNTVIVVEHDEDTIRASDYLIDVGPGAGTRGGQVIISAPSKDVLNGKMTNNNNTVKPPNGTSGENNNNHSLTLQYLTNKLRIEVPKKRRFDRNLFPQPNTANNKIKNDKSEGRSDRASELRRDRASEHNWLNIIRAREFNLKDINVPIPLGCFTCVTGVSGSGKSTLVNEILYKGLMKKIYRSRIRSGECDDIIGAEHVDKVIIIDQSPIGRTPRSNPATYTGVFDEIRKVFTMTKEARLRGYQSGRFSFNLKAGRCADCQGQGTKLIEMHFLPDVYITCEQCKGKRYNRETLDITYRGKNIADVLEMEVSAAVEFFQNFPHIVRILKTLDNVGLGYIALGQSSITLSGGEAQRVKLSAELGKTATNKTLYILDEPTTGLHFSDINKLLNVLNRLVDRGNSVVVIEHNMHVIKMADYIIDLGPEGGDEGGRVVASGTPEEIARQERSYTGKILKKYL from the coding sequence ATGACCAATCATATATCCATACGCGGAGCCAAGGAGCATAATCTCAGGAATATCAACATTGATATCCCGCGTGATAAACTAATTGTGGTAACCGGTGTCTCCGGCTCAGGCAAGACCTCCCTGGCTTTTGATACCATTTACGCCGAGGGACAACGCCGTTATATCGAATCGCTCTCGGCCTACGCCCGGCAGTTCCTGGAACAAATTGCCAAACCGGATGTGGAATCTATCGAAGGCCTGCCTCCCACGATTTCTATAGAACAACGGGGCGGAACCGGCACACCTCGCTCGATCGTGGCTACCACTACCGAGATATATGATTATCTGCGCGTTATCTTCGCCCGGTTGGGCCAACCCTTCTGCCCCAAGTGCAATAAACCAATTGTCAAACAGTCCGCCCAGCAGATTATCCAGCATATCCAATCATTCCCGGCTTATTCCCGGATTATTGTCCTGGCTCCGATTATCCGAGGCAAAAAAGGCGAACATCGGGATGTCTTTGAACGCATCCGGCGCAATGGCTTTGTCCGAGTCCGGGTTGACAACAAGGTTATAGAACTCGGCTCATCCGTCCCTAAACTGGATAAATACAAACGTCATAATATCGAGATAGTCATCGACAGACTGAGCGTTGAGCCTGCCGGCATAGAAAAGAGCCGGCTGGCTGATTCGGTCGAAACCGCATTGAGATTAGGCGAAGGATTGGTCATCATCTCGCATCAGCCCCAGGGCAAACGGTTTTCCGACCTGGTATTCTCGGAGCATTTTGCCTGTCCGGAATGCCAGATAAGTTTATCGGAATTAAGCCCGCGGATATTCTCGTTTAATTCACCTTATGGCGCCTGCCCACGCTGCAACGGCCTGGGCACACGGATGGAACTGGATATGGACCTGATTGTGCCTGACAAGTCGCTCTCGCTGGCTAACGGAGCCATCGAGGCTTGGCGTAAATCCGGACACCGGATGGCTATTTATTATTCGTATGTTATCAAGGAGTTCGCCGGCGATTTCAACATAGCTATGGATGCGCCTTTCTACAACCTGCCTGAAGATAAGAAACGGATCCTGATGTACGGCACCAATCAACCAGATGAAGCCAAATATAAACGCAGTTTTACCGGCGTGATACCGGACTTGGAGAACCGGTTCTACAAAACCCAGAGCGAAGGAGTCAAGCACCGGATACACTCATATATGAGCGAACTGCCCTGCCCAACCTGCAAAGGCGCGCGCTTAAAACCAGAGCCACTGGCCGTCCGCATCGGCGGAAAAAATATCTCCGAGGTGATTCAGATGGCGGTTAAGGACGCCTATCACTTCTTTGATAAACTCGTCCTAACCGCTGAACAGACGCTTATCGGACAGATGGCGTTAAAGGAAATCAAGAACCGCCTTTCATTTCTGATAGACGTGGGACTGTCCTACCTGACATTAGACCGGCGCAGTTTGACGCTTTCAGGCGGCGAGGCCCAACGGATACGGCTGGCTTCCCAGGTCGGTTCAGGTCTGGTCGGGGTCTGCTATGTCCTTGACGAACCAACCATCGGACTGCACCAACGCGATAACCAACGCCTGCTCAATACCCTGATAAAATTAAGAAACTTAGGCAATACAGTCATTGTAGTTGAGCACGACGAAGACACCATCAGGGCATCGGATTATCTGATTGATGTCGGTCCGGGCGCCGGCACCCGGGGTGGACAGGTAATCATCTCGGCTCCGAGTAAGGATGTCCTAAACGGTAAAATGACAAACAATAATAATACTGTAAAACCGCCTAACGGAACTTCAGGAGAAAATAATAATAACCATTCCCTGACCCTGCAATACCTGACCAATAAATTAAGAATAGAAGTGCCAAAGAAAAGGCGTTTTGACCGCAATCTATTCCCGCAGCCAAATACTGCTAATAATAAAATAAAAAATGACAAATCAGAAGGCCGCAGTGACCGCGCCAGCGAACTCCGCAGAGACCGCGCGAGCGAACATAACTGGCTAAACATCATCAGGGCCCGGGAATTCAACCTGAAAGACATCAATGTACCCATCCCATTAGGTTGCTTTACCTGTGTAACCGGCGTATCCGGCTCAGGCAAAAGCACGCTGGTCAATGAAATCCTCTATAAAGGGCTGATGAAGAAAATTTACCGGAGCCGGATTCGTTCAGGTGAATGCGACGACATTATCGGTGCCGAACATGTTGACAAAGTAATTATCATTGACCAGTCGCCGATTGGCCGGACGCCTCGTTCAAATCCGGCCACTTATACCGGCGTCTTTGACGAGATACGCAAGGTCTTTACCATGACTAAGGAAGCCCGATTACGGGGTTACCAGTCCGGCCGATTTAGTTTTAATCTCAAGGCCGGCCGATGCGCCGACTGCCAGGGCCAAGGCACTAAACTAATCGAGATGCACTTCCTGCCTGATGTCTACATCACCTGTGAACAGTGCAAAGGCAAAAGATATAACCGCGAGACCCTGGACATCACCTACCGGGGTAAGAATATCGCCGATGTCCTGGAAATGGAGGTCTCAGCCGCCGTGGAATTCTTCCAGAACTTCCCGCATATCGTGCGCATCCTCAAGACACTCGATAACGTCGGACTGGGCTATATCGCCCTGGGCCAATCCAGCATCACGCTCTCAGGCGGCGAAGCCCAGCGGGTCAAGCTATCAGCTGAATTAGGCAAGACCGCCACCAATAAAACCCTTTACATACTTGACGAGCCGACTACCGGCCTGCATTTCTCCGATATCAATAAACTGCTCAATGTCCTCAATCGACTGGTGGACCGCGGTAACAGCGTTGTGGTCATCGAACATAATATGCACGTCATCAAAATGGCTGACTATATCATTGATCTGGGACCCGAAGGCGGTGATGAAGGCGGCCGAGTAGTCGCTTCCGGCACCCCTGAAGAGATTGCCAGGCAAGAACGCTCTTATACTGGAAAAATATTGAAGAAATATCTATAA
- the lpxC gene encoding UDP-3-O-[3-hydroxymyristoyl] N-acetylglucosamine deacetylase — protein MQCTIKKPVFCEGIGLFTGQKVKLCFQPAKVNDGITFIANGARISASISNVLTQYRRNAIGKDGIIIETIEHLMAALNGLGITNIDIEIYSDSQSATYEIPNTDGSAKLFVDLLLKAGIEEQRAPRRVLRINAPVNYRDGECSIIALPAADDSLTVDYTFSHSAVIIGNQHLSVELVQDNFISEIAPARTFCMADEVASLQAQGIGKSANYQNVLVVDNDKIVQNTLRFKDEFVRHKILDLIGDLYLLNASLFAKIAAVKTGHRQNVEFVRKLVGLL, from the coding sequence ATGCAATGTACTATTAAAAAGCCTGTTTTCTGTGAAGGCATCGGACTTTTTACCGGGCAGAAAGTGAAATTGTGTTTCCAGCCCGCTAAAGTTAATGATGGCATAACATTCATTGCCAATGGCGCCAGAATTTCTGCTTCTATCAGTAACGTGCTGACCCAATACCGCCGCAATGCCATCGGGAAAGACGGCATCATTATCGAGACTATAGAACACCTAATGGCAGCTTTGAACGGATTAGGTATTACCAATATTGATATCGAGATTTATTCTGATAGTCAATCTGCAACCTATGAGATACCGAATACGGACGGCAGCGCTAAGTTATTTGTGGATTTATTATTAAAAGCCGGTATTGAGGAACAGCGCGCACCCAGGAGAGTCCTGCGAATAAATGCGCCGGTTAATTACAGGGATGGCGAGTGCTCTATTATTGCCTTGCCAGCCGCTGACGATTCATTAACTGTTGACTATACCTTTTCGCATAGCGCCGTGATTATCGGCAATCAGCATTTATCAGTGGAACTGGTACAGGATAACTTTATTTCGGAGATAGCCCCGGCCCGAACGTTTTGTATGGCCGACGAAGTGGCGTCTCTTCAGGCACAGGGAATAGGTAAGTCAGCCAATTATCAGAATGTTCTGGTGGTGGATAATGACAAAATCGTCCAGAACACCTTGCGCTTTAAAGACGAATTCGTGCGCCATAAAATACTTGATTTAATCGGCGATTTATACTTGTTAAATGCCTCGTTATTTGCTAAAATAGCAGCGGTTAAGACCGGCCATAGACAAAATGTAGAATTTGTCAGGAAATTGGTTGGATTACTCTAA
- the fabZ gene encoding 3-hydroxyacyl-ACP dehydratase FabZ: protein MNPENSEIKSSDGNKGVRLDIREIHNILPHRYPFLLVDRVIEMEGYQRAVGIKNVTMNEPYFQGHFPGMPIMPGVLQIEAMAQLTGIMLLSRAGNEKKIAMFLSIDEAKFRRSVIPGDQLRIEVNTTKVKSRIVEAEAKITVEGEVASESKFKFMLVDKE, encoded by the coding sequence ATGAATCCAGAAAATAGCGAAATTAAATCTTCCGATGGGAATAAAGGCGTGAGGCTTGACATCAGGGAAATCCATAATATCCTACCGCATCGGTATCCTTTTCTCCTGGTGGATCGGGTTATAGAAATGGAAGGATACCAGCGTGCGGTCGGGATAAAGAACGTCACGATGAATGAACCGTATTTCCAGGGGCATTTTCCGGGTATGCCAATTATGCCCGGCGTTCTGCAGATTGAGGCGATGGCGCAGTTGACTGGTATTATGCTTCTTTCCCGGGCCGGTAACGAAAAGAAAATAGCCATGTTTTTGTCGATTGACGAGGCTAAGTTCCGGCGATCGGTCATTCCGGGAGACCAGTTGCGCATAGAAGTCAATACCACCAAGGTCAAGTCCAGAATTGTTGAAGCCGAAGCCAAGATTACCGTGGAAGGAGAGGTGGCTTCAGAATCAAAGTTCAAGTTTATGCTGGTAGATAAGGAATAA
- the lpxA gene encoding acyl-ACP--UDP-N-acetylglucosamine O-acyltransferase, with translation MTNIHPTAIIDKSAEIDQSVTIGPYTTIGPDVRIGAGNIIGPYCHFESHTTIGRNNKFLAYCSVGTPPQDVGYKNEPTRLIIGDNNTFKEFVTLNRGTMKDRQETVIGNNNYLMAYAHVGHDSVLSNNIIMANAVQVGGHVHIEDYAALGGMVGVHHLVTVGAHAFIGGIARVIQDVPPYMIAEGHPAKVRALNAIGLERRGFPPEIISALEAAYKLIWRGKITTAEAFQKLLSPEKNPCKEVQYLIKSLQNTRDGKHGRYRESLRKVPAR, from the coding sequence ATGACAAATATTCATCCGACGGCCATTATTGACAAGAGCGCGGAGATTGACCAGAGCGTTACCATCGGTCCATATACGACTATCGGGCCTGATGTCAGAATCGGCGCGGGTAATATTATCGGCCCTTATTGCCATTTTGAATCGCATACCACTATCGGCCGGAATAATAAGTTCCTGGCCTATTGCAGTGTTGGCACCCCGCCCCAGGATGTCGGCTACAAGAATGAGCCGACCCGCCTGATTATCGGCGATAATAATACCTTCAAGGAATTTGTCACGCTCAACCGCGGTACTATGAAGGACAGGCAGGAGACGGTTATCGGCAACAATAATTATCTGATGGCATATGCCCATGTCGGACACGACAGCGTTTTAAGCAATAATATCATTATGGCCAACGCCGTTCAGGTGGGCGGACACGTTCACATAGAGGATTACGCGGCTTTAGGCGGGATGGTCGGGGTTCACCATCTGGTTACTGTTGGAGCCCATGCTTTTATCGGAGGAATTGCCCGGGTGATTCAGGATGTGCCTCCCTATATGATTGCCGAAGGCCATCCGGCCAAGGTGCGCGCCCTTAATGCCATCGGCCTGGAAAGAAGAGGGTTCCCGCCGGAGATTATCAGCGCTTTAGAAGCGGCGTACAAACTTATCTGGCGCGGTAAGATAACAACCGCCGAGGCATTTCAGAAACTGCTTTCGCCTGAAAAGAATCCCTGCAAAGAGGTTCAGTATCTGATAAAATCACTGCAAAACACCCGGGACGGCAAACACGGGCGCTATCGCGAATCGCTCCGCAAGGTGCCGGCCAGGTAG
- the efp gene encoding elongation factor P yields the protein MSTINATEIKKGMIIKFNNDLYEVADYDHVTPGNWRAMMQVKMRSVKTGSTLEYRFRSVDKVEQLSVEVKPADYLYQKGNFFVFMSTENYEEISIALDVIKEKAKYMKENQSVMLVYCDGGLIDVQLPVTVDLKITETTPPLKTATITNVSKPATLETGLVAQVPAFIEQGETIRIDTRDGRYVERVKVE from the coding sequence ATGTCTACTATTAATGCGACCGAGATAAAGAAGGGGATGATCATTAAGTTCAATAATGACCTTTACGAGGTGGCGGACTATGACCACGTCACGCCCGGCAACTGGCGGGCCATGATGCAGGTCAAGATGCGCAGTGTCAAGACCGGCTCCACCCTTGAATACCGTTTCCGTTCGGTGGACAAAGTAGAACAGTTATCCGTGGAAGTAAAGCCGGCAGATTATCTTTACCAAAAAGGGAATTTCTTCGTATTTATGAGCACTGAGAACTACGAAGAGATTTCCATTGCCCTGGATGTCATTAAGGAAAAAGCCAAGTATATGAAAGAGAACCAGTCCGTGATGCTGGTTTATTGCGACGGCGGGCTGATTGATGTCCAGTTGCCGGTAACGGTTGACCTGAAAATCACCGAGACTACGCCGCCTTTGAAGACCGCCACGATTACCAATGTTTCCAAACCCGCCACCCTGGAAACAGGACTGGTGGCTCAGGTACCGGCATTTATCGAGCAGGGGGAAACCATCCGCATTGATACGCGCGACGGGCGCTACGTGGAACGCGTTAAAGTGGAATAA
- the lipB gene encoding lipoyl(octanoyl) transferase LipB → MKPLTVFKLGPTAYDEALSFQFELVERVRESKGKNSFLMLLEHQPVITKGKNANGNNILASPEALKRKGISVKQIDRGGDVTYHGPGQLVGYPIIQLAYHKKTLREYVRLLEQTLIKTLAGFGIDAQTNDNSSAGVWVGDSKIGFIGMRVSKGVTYHGFSFNVNNTLDAFELINPCGMKNPQITSLAKLLNKPVSISEVTAKYLEAFRELFNVGITEVKTHLSYIPKEIPS, encoded by the coding sequence ATGAAACCATTAACTGTCTTCAAATTGGGCCCTACTGCCTATGATGAGGCGCTTTCTTTCCAGTTCGAACTGGTGGAAAGGGTTCGGGAGTCAAAAGGCAAGAATTCATTCCTGATGCTTCTGGAACACCAGCCGGTTATCACCAAGGGCAAGAATGCCAACGGCAATAATATCCTGGCCTCTCCTGAGGCGCTTAAGAGAAAAGGCATCTCGGTAAAACAGATTGACCGGGGCGGCGATGTGACATATCACGGCCCGGGACAGCTGGTCGGCTATCCGATAATACAATTAGCATACCACAAGAAAACGCTCCGGGAATATGTCCGCCTGCTCGAGCAGACCCTGATTAAAACCCTGGCTGGTTTCGGCATAGATGCCCAGACCAATGATAACAGCTCGGCCGGCGTCTGGGTCGGTGATTCCAAAATCGGATTCATCGGCATGCGGGTTTCCAAAGGCGTCACTTATCATGGGTTTTCGTTTAATGTCAATAACACTCTCGATGCCTTTGAACTGATTAATCCCTGCGGTATGAAAAACCCCCAGATTACCTCGTTGGCCAAACTGCTTAATAAACCGGTGTCAATCAGTGAGGTGACTGCCAAATATCTTGAGGCGTTCCGGGAATTATTTAATGTCGGGATAACCGAGGTCAAGACCCATCTATCGTATATACCCAAAGAAATACCGTCATAA